From Vibrio aerogenes, a single genomic window includes:
- a CDS encoding potassium channel family protein, which translates to MAHFTVIGLGRFGVAASLELMYLGHSVTGVDKDSRIAEKYVDDLTQTIICDATDEHALRELDLEASDAVVVAIGEDMESSLLCILALKNLGVSDIWVKASTKAHHTIVSKLGVSRIIHPEEEMGIRVAQALNYPMVEDYLSIGHGLYIVEIQVADTLHECPVSQILMDSEKDTVHLVMVKREQQVFTHVSPDFTFMAQDTLLLCGTRDALKSLAPKLG; encoded by the coding sequence ATGGCACATTTTACAGTCATTGGGCTGGGGCGTTTTGGGGTTGCGGCAAGTCTTGAGCTAATGTATCTGGGACATTCTGTTACCGGTGTTGATAAGGATTCCCGGATAGCAGAGAAATATGTTGACGATTTAACCCAGACTATTATTTGTGATGCGACTGATGAACATGCTTTAAGAGAGCTGGATCTTGAAGCGAGCGATGCTGTTGTTGTCGCGATTGGTGAGGATATGGAGTCAAGCCTGCTGTGTATTCTGGCACTGAAAAATTTGGGTGTCAGTGACATCTGGGTCAAGGCCAGCACAAAAGCACATCATACGATTGTATCAAAATTAGGTGTCTCGAGAATTATTCACCCAGAAGAAGAAATGGGAATACGGGTTGCGCAGGCACTCAATTATCCGATGGTTGAAGATTATCTTTCTATTGGTCATGGTCTGTATATTGTAGAGATCCAGGTTGCCGATACTCTGCATGAGTGTCCGGTAAGTCAGATCCTGATGGATTCAGAAAAAGACACTGTTCACCTGGTTATGGTTAAAAGAGAGCAACAGGTCTTTACACATGTTTCTCCTGATTTTACCTTCATGGCGCAGGATACTCTTTTACTCTGTGGAACACGTGATGCCCTGAAGTCACTGGCACCCAAGCTGGGGTAA